The DNA region aataatttatgaacaaaacaTCCTCAAAACATTTGTCTaaaaagtgaaacaaaacaattgcGAATTTTTAATACAGTGAttgaatgtatacattgtaaaaaaaaaaaaaaaaatacacgtGATCAAACATTGTATAACAGAGTCGGGTATGAACATCAAAGATCCGCTGGCTCCGCCTACTTCTCAATGTTGTCGGCAATTTTGTCAGTCAGGGGGCAATCAGTCGGGCTGTCGATGCTTCAGCACATCAATGCCTTCATTACATGCCACCTAAAATCTTACGTACTGCATCAGTTACAAGTTCTCAAAAATTGGGGGCTTACAGTGGCAGGGCTGTatatttggtcaaatacagtaattcGGAAGAGTTTGGATAACACATTGCGATATAATACCATAATTCATTcacgttatgaaaatttacaattttagcAACCTATTCCTAGTTTGGTATTCAGAAAATAATTTCTCCTATTACAATCAGCTTGGTACAATATATAGATTCAAAGATAGTGTAATAACCAATAAGCTTACatgaatacattttttgtatcaaCTTATCTTTTTGttcattcaattttatttattttgttattgatgATAGATCGTCGACGTCTTGCATCCGGGAAAAGCCACAGTTGCCAAGACCGATATTAGAGAAAGACTGGCAAAGATGTACAAAACTACCCCAGACACAATCTTCTGCTTTGGATTCCGCACAAAATTTGGTGGTGGCAAGACGTCAGGATTTGCTCTTGTTTACGACAGTTTAGACCAAGCCAAGAAGTTTGAACCTAAATACAGACTCGTCAGGGTTAGTATCATTCAATTTGAGGATTATGGTTTGCtataaaaagtgtttttttacCTATATGAAATTGTAAACTTCCATGATAAAAATGTTACTGGAATCGGGTTGTAGCCACAACTTTGTCCGgcgaactcctcctaaactgctttacatattttgattaaatttggtGTACaaaaccctgacataaaggggagttaagtaaactatatagggttctgcaatgtcccttGTTAATGGAGTTATTGCTAAATCTGTGCGAGGGTATTAGTCATCCATTCTAGTGACAATTGTAGTTTGCCACTGTTGTACAAGTGATGAATGTATAGACTAGCTTTTGCTGTCAATGTGACTTCAGCGAGATATTAGCACTGCTATCTGGAGACCTAATCCCTACTGGAATTCCTCCTCAAGACTTTTTATATTcagatatttgaaaaatgttaaagatgctccaccgccgacagagtataaattatattcatcattcgaacaataatttgtttttaatagtgtatatttatgactaattaacacaaaaaataatataaaataatttatttcgcctttggtgcatgcacaatcagtacttcattttatatagaatatagtgccacggaattttttcgggatgcaattaattatttttcatatttttaacttcaagtaaaattagaagctcaaacttttcaatggtggtaatggtgtaaagtaagtaacttttttaacagaagaaaaatactaaatcgtctgctcctgtttttgatagtgaaaaaataccatttgtcagcggtggagcatctttaataaatcaaattattaaatCATGATAAATGTCTCTTCAGAAGCACTGCTCAAGTCTTCTAAACTTTATTCTTTTGATTGCTACtttgagcagccattttgaaagtcccATGCTGTCATGTGATCACTATAgtgaattttatatataatgtctaTTACAATGAATGGAATAACGGTACAGAAACAGACAATAGTGATCACTTTACAGCAAATGGCTGCTCAATGTAGCATTATTGTGGCCATGTCGTTTTATTAACCGCCAACATTTGCATCATATCATTTTATCATCCGACAATGGATTGTTCCATAACAACAGAACGTTTCGAAATCCAGTATCATATAGTGATGATAATTGTAAAAGGTATGGTTATTGAAACAATGTCGGTgcaaattgtaaatattaatcaGTGAGTTTTCAGGGtatttttggggaaaaaaatttgtaacaaattgggaatttttaatcgcACAGAGCAGTTTTGGGGAAAAATTTCCCATTACTGAACATGGTATTGGCATTGGGAATGGAATGGAGTTATTTACCGACCCCGGTTataggttagggttagggttaagaAGAAAAATCACTGTTAATGTAATAAGTAAGGCACTTCAAATTGGTTGACCTACCTATCAGAATGTCCATGCAGCTTTGATCAATATTATTAACCTCTTCAATTGTAGCATGGCTTATTAGAAAAGCCAAAAGGTGGAAGGAAAAACAGGAAGGAAAGGAAAAACAGACAGAAGAAAGTTCGTGGAACGAAAAAAGCCAAGGTTGGAGCAGGAAAGAAGGTAATCATTTTATGTTgccaattaaaaacaaatttgtaCTTGAAGATCATTCTGAAAAAGCTTTTGAGAAGTATTTAGTTTCCTTAAAAGtagaaatatcaattttattcttTGACTGGAAAAGTAAggattgaaattatttttacacaTGTTTTAATGACAGATAAAACCTGAGCTAAAAACAATTGCCTGATATAAAGATTGCTAACTTTGTTATATTCAACTAACTTTGGGATACTGCTTTACAGAAGTAAAGATTTTAAGAGAAATGGTAAGGCCCATATGCACCctgtgtgatgtgtgtgattGAACTAAATATAGCATCTGCTGTGGTGTTACTAGAGCAAATCTGATTACTAGTGTGGCTTCTTGTGTGgcttttctttataaaataacaCCCAAAAAATCACTTATCTTGTGTACACATGTAGTATATCATTTTCTTTTACACTAACCTTCTGAAAATTTCTGATATCTTGTAGACATGTTTATACATCTCGCATTAACTTTCTGGACATATTACTGACGTATTTATTCCATATATGACATGACTaggttatgtataaatacatcaaAGCACCTAGGTAATGATCATTTCTGGAGTCTATCccatcattttaaaaatgatgtTGAGTAATTTTGAGAGCGGTTATAAGACATTTGATTGAATGAAGTTTTATTGTCTGTAGGAATAAATGGGAACATCCAATGATGTATTAAATATCTGTTAGTATCACATCTGAATTCTAATAAAAATTTggaaatgataatgataaagtTATGTTCTAAATTATGTCAGGGCATTGTGGAAAAATGAGGGGAAAGTCAGACAGTAAAATGCTAATAATTTAATAGCACAAGTGGCTGCacaatgtttttagtacaaCACTAGTGTTGATCAAGTAGCTTGCTCTATTGTAATTTCTATTTACAATTTTCTTGTGTTGTTTCATAAaaagtgattttgttttcaatttgttAATCTCTGTTTGAATTTCTGTGATTTTGAAAGAAGACGACAATTTAGTCTTTCTGTTAATCTTGATGTTTGTTTTCATCTGTGAATGATGTTTGTTAAGGAAAAAATGCATGCCTGTACGTATTGTTCTGTACTTTATATTTACCAGCTCTTTCTTACAATTTCCTTTCCCTGGGGGGAGGGGGGTTCTATGCATTtgggggattcaaaattgacATGTTTCCATCTGTGAGATAGGGTGAGGAGGGATGGTTATGAGTTAGATATAGCGATGTATGGAAAAGTAGAGGAATTGAAGCATCTGTAATGTCTATCTTGTTCAAGCAAATTGAAGTTATAACGAAAGACTAAGAGTATGGCTTTCTAGTTTTTATTTGACAATGATGTGATGGTTAGATTGAAATTTCTCAAATAATTTGTTCACTTAAAAATGTCTGAAAATTCATCAGATATCCTCAATATAAAGGATTAATGTGAGAAGaatgaaagaaacatttttatttccttGTCAGTATGAAATTCTTATGCTTATAATATGACTATAAATGCCTTGAATTTTATCATCAAAAGCCTTGAAAAGGCCTTGAAAAGCCTTGAATTTCATATCTTGATTTCTGTATGAACCTTgatttactttttcgacttcttctccaaaactactgaaccaaatttgttgaaattttgcagaaaccttccatagccaaaggtcaaccaaaattgtgaattatatggtcccagccccccaggggcctgaggggtggggccaaaagtggttaaataggctaacacttcaaaaatcttcttctgaaattccagaaatggtagaatcaaatactcttcatagattaaaaggtcttgaggtcctttacaaaaattgtgaattatatgaccctggggtctcacgttcccccctagggagggggtcaagtttgctatagtttatatagggaaaacacatttttgagcattatttggtcatttgtaataggaaatgagtcaaatgttgtcagaattatcagtatgagaaggccattgaatcctattaacaatttttccataactgacccccaggggcctgaggggtggggccaaaagaggtcaaacaggctaaaacttcaaaaatcttcttctgaaattccagaaatggtaaaatcaaatactcttcatagattaaaaggtcttgaggtcctttacaaaaattgtgaattatatgaccctggggtcttgcgttcccccctagggagggggtcaagtttactatagtttatacagggaaaagacatttttgagcattatttggtcatttgtaataggaaataagtcaaatgttgtcagaattaacAGTATGTgaaggccattgaatcctattaacaatttttccacgactgacccccaaGGGCCTGAaaggtggggtcaaaaggggtcaaataggctaaaacttcaaaaatcttcttctgaaattccagaaatggtagaatcaaatactcttcatagattaaaaggtcttgaggtcctttacaaaaattgtgaattatatgaccctggggtctcgcgttcccccctggggagggggtcaagtttactatagtttatacagggaaaagacatttttgagcattatttggtcatttgtaataggaaataagtcaaatgttgtcagaattatcagtatgagaaggccattgaatcctattaacaatttttccacgactgacccccaggggcctgagaggtggggccaaaaggggtaaataggctaaaacttcaaaaatcttcttctgaaattccagaaatggtagaatcaaatactcttcatagattgaaaggttttGAGGACCttttcaaaaattgtgaattaaatgaccctggggtctcccgttcccccctggggaggggggtcaagtttactttagtttatatagggaaaacacatttttgagcattatttggtcatgtgtaataggaaatgagtcaaactttgttagaattattagcctgagatagtattttaacatcatatccatattggtcctggccgacccccagggaccagagggtggggccaaaattggtcaaaatggctaaaaattcaaaagtctccttctgaatttggaaatttgatggaaccaaatacatACTCCTAATAGATTGGAAAGTCTTTTtgaaggccctttacaaaaattgtgaatttcatggccctggcatCTCAGACTCTCCCCTGATTAGGGGTCAAATCtattaattgatattggaaaaacacattaatgagcattattttcttaattttcaatagGTCAAACTTGGAATTATTACCCTTTGATAGCATCATcgtatccatattggtcctggtcaacctccaggggtagatgggcggggccaaaaggggtcaaaatgactaaaataagaaaaaaaaatcttttgaattcacagatttgatggcaCCAGATACTCctcatagattgaaaagtcagttataaaatcactgactggttTCAAGGGCATGATTGGCCAATATATAGTAcgtgtttttagctcacctggcccgaagggccggtgagcttatgtccgtcaacatttcctttaa from Argopecten irradians isolate NY chromosome 5, Ai_NY, whole genome shotgun sequence includes:
- the LOC138322806 gene encoding small ribosomal subunit protein eS24-like isoform X1: MPACVDCKVTSFVSASGLFRRPLQTANMNEGAATIRTRKFMSNRLLSRKQMIVDVLHPGKATVAKTDIRERLAKMYKTTPDTIFCFGFRTKFGGGKTSGFALVYDSLDQAKKFEPKYRLVRHGLLEKPKGGRKNRKERKNRQKKVRGTKKAKVGAGKKK
- the LOC138322806 gene encoding small ribosomal subunit protein eS24-like isoform X2; its protein translation is MPACVDCKVTSFVSASGLFRRPLQTANMNEGAATIRTRKFMSNRLLSRKQMIVDVLHPGKATVAKTDIRERLAKMYKTTPDTIFCFGFRTKFGGGKTSGFALVYDSLDQAKKFEPKYRLVRHGLLEKPKGGRKNRKERKNRQKKVRGTKKAKVGAGKK